The Cupriavidus sp. EM10 genome includes a region encoding these proteins:
- a CDS encoding DUF962 domain-containing protein: MKTLIDHLSGYAAYHRDSRNVATHFIGIPMIVLAVTALLGRPVMPLGDGALFLSPAIVVYVLACLFYLRLSFAFGVAMAAILAVFVWAGAWIAALSTMAWLAGGIGLFVAGWVIQFVGHYFEGRKPAFVDDLVGLLVGPLFLVAEAAFALGLARETRDAMAAHAH; the protein is encoded by the coding sequence GTGAAAACCCTGATCGATCATCTGTCCGGCTATGCCGCTTACCACCGCGACAGCCGCAACGTCGCCACGCATTTCATCGGCATCCCGATGATCGTGCTGGCCGTGACCGCGCTGCTGGGCCGGCCCGTCATGCCGCTCGGCGACGGCGCGCTGTTCCTGTCGCCGGCAATCGTCGTGTACGTGCTGGCGTGCCTGTTCTACCTGCGCCTGTCGTTTGCTTTCGGCGTGGCCATGGCCGCGATCCTGGCGGTGTTCGTGTGGGCGGGCGCCTGGATTGCCGCGCTTTCCACCATGGCGTGGCTGGCCGGGGGCATCGGCCTGTTCGTGGCGGGATGGGTGATCCAGTTCGTCGGCCACTACTTCGAGGGACGCAAGCCGGCCTTTGTCGACGACCTTGTCGGCCTGCTGGTCGGCCCACTTTTCCTCGTGGCCGAAGCCGCTTTCGCGCTGGGCCTGGCGCGCGAAACGCGCGATGCGATGGCCGCGCACGCGCACTGA
- a CDS encoding HU family DNA-binding protein → MATKAKPTAKTATKPAAKKAVATKAPVKAAAKKAAAPAKKAAPAAAPTVKPLKDTFNKSSLVAHLVAQTQLEAKAVKSVLAHLENTIVSALNKKGAGEFTLPGLMKVTAQQVPAKKKRFGKDPFTGEERWFPAKPASVKVKVRPLKKLKDAAA, encoded by the coding sequence ATGGCGACCAAAGCGAAACCGACCGCGAAGACTGCAACCAAGCCTGCTGCCAAGAAGGCTGTAGCAACCAAGGCACCCGTGAAGGCTGCCGCAAAGAAGGCCGCCGCTCCGGCCAAGAAGGCTGCTCCCGCCGCTGCGCCGACCGTGAAGCCGCTGAAGGACACCTTCAACAAGTCGAGCCTGGTCGCTCACCTGGTAGCGCAAACCCAGCTCGAAGCCAAGGCCGTGAAGTCGGTGCTGGCCCACCTCGAAAACACCATCGTCAGCGCGCTGAACAAGAAGGGCGCTGGCGAATTCACGCTGCCGGGCCTGATGAAGGTGACCGCGCAGCAAGTGCCGGCCAAGAAGAAGCGTTTCGGCAAGGACCCGTTCACGGGTGAAGAGCGTTGGTTCCCGGCCAAGCCGGCCAGCGTCAAGGTCAAGGTCCGTCCGCTGAAGAAGCTGAAGGACGCTGCGGCCTGA
- a CDS encoding isopenicillin N synthase family oxygenase has protein sequence MTENTLPLHELARESRMGAHGTETDAREIRRIDLSDFDQRKSEIADQLWQAGVDIGFFQLENHGIDLTAVREAFAMTEQFFSLPDAVKGQYPLQKANNAGWETRAQVRPSTGTPDQKESYQITRPHMAALWPTEAELAGFQATMLSFERQCWEVGMKVLSCFAHKLGFDAEFFTRAHDPAAPDYQSTLRLLHYYAIPPEAQDKLELWRAGAHTDFDCLTLLFQRQGQGGLQVCPGKEMEAQAWTPIPPDGDVITCNIGDMLMRWSDDRLPSNFHRVRNPLPGEYMGPRYSLAFFCQANRNAMIEGPAKQYPAITAGDFLRQRVAANFKAY, from the coding sequence ATGACAGAGAACACCCTCCCCCTGCACGAACTGGCGCGCGAATCGCGCATGGGCGCCCACGGCACCGAGACCGATGCGCGCGAGATCCGCCGCATCGACCTGTCGGATTTTGACCAACGCAAATCTGAAATTGCCGACCAGCTCTGGCAGGCCGGCGTCGACATCGGCTTCTTCCAGCTGGAAAACCACGGCATCGACCTGACAGCCGTGCGCGAAGCGTTTGCGATGACCGAACAGTTCTTCTCGCTGCCCGACGCGGTAAAGGGCCAGTATCCGCTGCAGAAGGCCAATAACGCCGGCTGGGAAACGCGTGCGCAGGTGCGTCCGTCCACCGGCACGCCGGACCAGAAGGAGTCGTACCAGATCACCCGGCCGCATATGGCGGCGCTCTGGCCCACCGAAGCCGAACTGGCGGGCTTCCAGGCCACGATGCTTTCGTTCGAACGCCAATGCTGGGAAGTCGGCATGAAAGTGCTGTCCTGCTTCGCCCACAAGCTCGGCTTCGACGCCGAATTCTTCACGCGTGCACACGACCCTGCTGCCCCCGATTACCAGAGCACGCTGCGCCTGCTCCACTACTACGCGATTCCGCCCGAGGCACAGGACAAGCTCGAACTCTGGCGTGCCGGCGCGCACACCGATTTCGACTGCCTGACGCTGCTGTTCCAGCGCCAGGGACAAGGCGGATTGCAGGTATGCCCGGGCAAGGAAATGGAAGCGCAGGCCTGGACGCCCATTCCGCCCGATGGGGACGTGATCACCTGCAACATCGGCGATATGCTGATGCGCTGGAGCGATGACCGCCTGCCGTCGAACTTCCACCGCGTCCGCAATCCGCTGCCCGGCGAGTACATGGGCCCGCGCTATAGCCTGGCGTTCTTCTGCCAGGCCAACCGCAATGCCATGATCGAAGGGCCGGCGAAGCAGTATCCGGCGATCACCGCTGGCGATTTCCTGCGCCAGCGCGTAGCGGCCAACTTCAAGGCCTACTGA
- the kdgD gene encoding 5-dehydro-4-deoxyglucarate dehydratase, whose amino-acid sequence MTTPQELKQIISEGLLSFPVTDFDAQGNFRADTYIERLEWLAPYGASALFAAGGTGEFFSLTQQDYSNVIRTAVETCRGKVPILAGAGGPTRVAIEYAKEAERLGAHGILLMPHYLTEASEDGIANHIEEVCKATKCGVIVYNRANSRIGADLLAKVVDKCPNLIGFKDGVGDIEAMVRVRRKLGDRLAYLGGLPTAEVYAAAYKALGVPVYSSAVFNFIPKTAMDFYRAVAADDHATIGRLIDDFFLPYLDIRNRKHGYAVSIVKAGAKLVGHDAGPVRAPLTDLTEEEVAKLDALIKKLGPQ is encoded by the coding sequence ATGACTACACCGCAAGAACTGAAGCAGATTATCTCCGAAGGCCTGCTCTCGTTCCCCGTCACCGATTTCGACGCACAGGGCAACTTCCGCGCCGACACCTATATCGAGCGCCTGGAATGGCTGGCGCCGTACGGTGCCTCGGCCCTGTTCGCCGCGGGCGGCACCGGTGAGTTCTTCTCGCTGACGCAACAGGACTACTCGAACGTGATCCGCACGGCCGTGGAAACCTGCCGTGGCAAGGTGCCCATCCTGGCCGGCGCAGGCGGCCCGACCCGCGTGGCCATCGAGTACGCAAAGGAAGCCGAGCGCCTGGGCGCCCACGGCATCCTGCTGATGCCGCACTACCTGACCGAAGCCAGCGAAGACGGCATCGCCAACCACATCGAAGAGGTCTGCAAGGCCACCAAGTGCGGCGTGATCGTCTACAACCGCGCCAATTCGCGCATCGGCGCCGACCTGCTGGCCAAGGTCGTGGACAAGTGCCCGAACCTGATCGGTTTCAAGGACGGCGTGGGTGACATCGAGGCCATGGTGCGCGTGCGCCGCAAGCTGGGCGACCGCCTGGCCTACCTGGGCGGCCTGCCCACCGCCGAAGTCTACGCCGCGGCCTACAAGGCGCTGGGCGTGCCGGTGTACTCGTCGGCCGTGTTCAACTTCATCCCGAAGACCGCGATGGACTTCTACCGCGCCGTGGCCGCCGACGACCACGCCACCATCGGCCGCCTGATCGACGACTTCTTCCTGCCGTACCTGGACATCCGCAACCGCAAGCATGGTTACGCCGTGTCGATCGTCAAGGCCGGCGCCAAGCTGGTTGGCCACGACGCAGGCCCGGTGCGCGCCCCGCTGACCGACCTGACCGAGGAAGAAGTGGCCAAGCTGGACGCCCTGATCAAGAAGCTGGGCCCGCAATAA
- a CDS encoding MFS transporter: MNATPTTSAAAASGARRTNVRYWILALIFIVTTINYADRATLSITGPAMREEFGFSAVQMGYIFSAFSWAYVMAQIPGGWLLDRFGARRVYAFSIFLWSFFTLLQGWIGVFATIGQAISVLFALRFAVGLAESPAFPANAKVVASWFPTAERGTASAIFNAAQYFAAVVFTPLMAWIVHSWGWHHVYMWMGVMGMLLALVWLKVMRSPATHAGVNQAELDHIAQGGGLIHMGEGDEASKGGKAANPAGWFYAKQLLTNRMLAGVYLGQYCINVLTYFFLTWFPVYLVQARGMSILKAGFVASLPAICGFLGGVLGGVISDSLLRRGHSLTLARKVPIVAGMLLSVSMIACNYVDAEWLVVGIMALAFFGKGIGALGWAVVADTAPKEVIGLAGSIFNTFGNIAGIVTPIVIGYILSATGSFNGALVFVGVNALVTVLSYLVIVKDIRRVELKHPQ; the protein is encoded by the coding sequence ATGAACGCTACACCCACCACCAGCGCGGCCGCCGCATCGGGCGCCCGCCGCACCAACGTCCGCTACTGGATCCTTGCCCTGATCTTTATCGTGACCACGATCAATTACGCCGATCGTGCCACGCTGTCCATCACTGGCCCCGCCATGCGCGAGGAGTTCGGCTTCTCGGCCGTGCAGATGGGCTATATCTTCTCGGCCTTCAGCTGGGCCTACGTGATGGCGCAGATTCCGGGCGGCTGGCTGCTCGACCGCTTCGGCGCCCGCCGCGTCTATGCCTTCAGCATTTTCCTGTGGTCGTTCTTCACGCTGCTGCAGGGCTGGATTGGCGTTTTCGCCACCATCGGCCAAGCCATCAGCGTGCTGTTCGCGCTGCGCTTTGCCGTGGGCCTGGCGGAATCGCCGGCGTTCCCGGCCAACGCCAAGGTGGTGGCCAGCTGGTTCCCGACCGCCGAGCGCGGCACCGCGTCGGCCATCTTCAACGCCGCCCAGTACTTTGCCGCCGTGGTGTTCACGCCGCTGATGGCGTGGATCGTCCATAGCTGGGGCTGGCACCACGTTTACATGTGGATGGGCGTCATGGGCATGCTGCTGGCGCTGGTCTGGCTCAAGGTCATGCGCAGCCCGGCCACGCACGCCGGCGTGAACCAGGCCGAACTGGACCATATCGCGCAGGGCGGCGGCCTGATCCACATGGGCGAGGGCGACGAAGCCAGCAAGGGCGGCAAGGCGGCCAACCCGGCCGGCTGGTTCTACGCCAAACAGCTGCTCACCAACCGCATGCTGGCCGGTGTCTACCTGGGTCAGTACTGCATCAACGTGCTGACGTACTTCTTCCTGACGTGGTTCCCGGTGTACCTGGTGCAGGCGCGTGGCATGTCGATCCTGAAGGCCGGCTTCGTGGCCTCGCTGCCGGCCATCTGCGGCTTCCTGGGCGGCGTGCTGGGCGGCGTGATCTCCGATTCGCTGCTGCGCCGCGGCCATTCGCTGACGCTGGCCCGCAAGGTGCCGATCGTGGCCGGCATGCTGCTGTCGGTGTCGATGATCGCGTGCAACTACGTCGATGCCGAATGGCTGGTCGTGGGCATCATGGCGCTGGCCTTCTTTGGCAAGGGCATTGGCGCGCTGGGCTGGGCCGTGGTGGCCGATACGGCGCCCAAGGAAGTGATCGGCCTGGCCGGCAGCATTTTCAACACGTTCGGCAATATCGCCGGCATCGTGACGCCGATCGTGATCGGCTATATCCTGAGCGCCACGGGCTCGTTCAACGGCGCGCTGGTCTTCGTGGGCGTCAATGCCCTTGTGACCGTGCTGAGCTATCTGGTGATCGTCAAGGACATTCGCCGCGTCGAACTGAAGCACCCCCAATAA
- the garD gene encoding galactarate dehydratase, which yields MSDLSVQNAQAAEQRPPLYIRIHANDNVAIVANDGGLPAGTVFPCGLTLVERVPQGHKVALVDLKKGDAVTRYNVTIGYALQDLPRGSWVNERVIEMPVAPGLTDLPIGTRLPEPLPPLEGYTFEGFRNPDGSVGTRNILAITQTVQCVAGVVDHAVKRIKAELLPKYPNVDDVIGLEHTYGCGVAIDAPDAVVPIRTLRNIALNPNFGGTAMMVSLGCEKLQPDRLMPPGTIPIQTGAGEVQVGVVCLQDDKHVGFGSMIDSIVQMAIPHLEALNARQRETVPVSELVVGVQCGGSDAFSGVTANPAVGFATDLLVRAGATVMFSEVTEVRDGIDQLTSRAATPEVAEAMIREMDWYDKYLDRGRVDRSANTTPGNKKGGLSNIVEKAMGSIVKSGSAPISGVVSPGDKVRTKGLIYAATPASDFICGTLQLAAGMNLHVFTTGRGTPYGLAEVPVIKVATRSDLARRWHDLMDVNAGRIATGEATIEDVGWELFRLMIDVASGRKKTWAEHHGLHNSLALFNPAPVT from the coding sequence ATGTCGGACCTGTCGGTACAGAACGCCCAGGCCGCGGAGCAACGTCCGCCGCTGTACATCCGCATCCACGCCAATGACAACGTGGCCATCGTCGCCAATGACGGCGGCCTGCCCGCCGGCACGGTCTTCCCGTGCGGCCTGACCCTGGTGGAGCGCGTGCCGCAGGGCCACAAGGTGGCGCTGGTCGACCTGAAGAAGGGCGATGCCGTGACGCGCTACAACGTGACCATCGGCTACGCGCTGCAGGACCTGCCGCGCGGCAGCTGGGTCAACGAGCGCGTGATCGAGATGCCGGTGGCCCCCGGCCTGACCGACCTGCCCATCGGCACGCGCCTGCCCGAACCGCTTCCGCCGCTGGAAGGCTACACGTTCGAAGGCTTCCGCAATCCGGACGGCTCGGTGGGCACCCGCAACATCCTGGCGATCACCCAGACCGTGCAGTGCGTGGCGGGCGTGGTCGACCACGCGGTCAAGCGCATCAAGGCCGAACTGCTGCCGAAGTATCCGAACGTCGATGACGTGATCGGGCTGGAGCACACCTACGGCTGCGGCGTGGCCATCGACGCGCCCGATGCCGTGGTGCCGATCCGCACGCTGCGCAATATCGCGCTGAACCCGAATTTTGGCGGAACGGCCATGATGGTGAGCCTGGGCTGCGAGAAGCTGCAGCCGGATCGCCTGATGCCGCCGGGCACGATCCCCATCCAGACCGGCGCCGGCGAGGTGCAGGTGGGCGTGGTCTGCCTGCAGGACGACAAACACGTGGGCTTTGGCTCGATGATCGATTCGATCGTGCAGATGGCGATTCCGCACCTGGAAGCGCTCAATGCCCGCCAGCGCGAGACCGTGCCGGTTTCCGAACTGGTGGTGGGAGTGCAGTGTGGTGGCAGCGATGCGTTCTCGGGCGTCACGGCAAACCCCGCCGTCGGGTTTGCCACGGACCTGCTGGTGCGTGCCGGCGCCACGGTGATGTTCTCGGAAGTCACCGAGGTGCGCGACGGCATCGACCAGCTGACCTCGCGCGCCGCCACCCCCGAGGTGGCCGAGGCGATGATCCGCGAGATGGACTGGTACGACAAATACCTGGACCGTGGCCGCGTGGACCGCAGCGCCAACACCACGCCGGGCAACAAGAAGGGCGGCCTGTCGAACATCGTCGAAAAGGCCATGGGCTCGATCGTGAAGTCGGGCAGCGCGCCAATCTCTGGCGTGGTGTCGCCGGGCGACAAGGTCAGGACCAAGGGCCTGATCTACGCCGCCACGCCGGCCAGCGACTTCATCTGCGGCACGCTGCAACTGGCCGCCGGCATGAACCTGCACGTGTTCACCACCGGCCGGGGCACGCCTTACGGGCTGGCCGAGGTGCCGGTCATCAAGGTGGCCACGCGCAGCGACCTGGCCCGCCGCTGGCACGACCTGATGGATGTCAACGCCGGCCGCATCGCCACGGGCGAGGCGACCATCGAGGATGTGGGCTGGGAGCTGTTTCGCCTGATGATAGACGTGGCCAGCGGCCGCAAGAAGACCTGGGCCGAGCACCACGGCCTGCACAACTCGCTGGCGCTGTTCAACCCGGCACCGGTGACCTGA
- a CDS encoding DUF2789 domain-containing protein gives MDTPFHQFSDLFAQLGLPSDETSIRAFIGKHSPLPETMDLWDAPFWTPAQATLLRDEIVEDADWAEAVDQLNLALRAPA, from the coding sequence ATGGACACCCCATTCCACCAGTTTTCCGACCTGTTCGCGCAACTCGGCCTGCCCTCGGACGAAACCAGCATCCGCGCCTTCATCGGCAAGCATTCGCCGCTGCCCGAGACCATGGATCTATGGGATGCGCCCTTCTGGACGCCGGCGCAGGCCACGCTGCTGCGCGACGAGATCGTCGAGGACGCCGACTGGGCCGAAGCCGTGGACCAGCTCAACCTGGCGCTGCGCGCACCCGCCTGA
- a CDS encoding 5-carboxymethyl-2-hydroxymuconate isomerase, with protein MRVPCPVPRNRFHAPPDYRDHRKHAPDLLPEELLDEANAALLSSGQFQEPDIKSRCVTLSTFRQGTEPADRAFVHATLQILDGRDQAVRKQLGELVVNAISEMVRPGAAGQTVQVTVNVVEMERATFSKQIIGG; from the coding sequence ATGCGGGTTCCCTGCCCCGTCCCACGGAACCGCTTCCATGCCCCACCTGATTATCGAGATCACCGAAAACACGCGCCTGACCTGCTCCCCGAGGAACTGCTGGACGAAGCGAACGCCGCGCTGCTGTCGAGCGGCCAGTTCCAGGAGCCCGACATCAAGTCGCGTTGCGTCACGCTGTCGACGTTCCGCCAGGGCACCGAGCCGGCCGACCGCGCCTTCGTGCACGCCACGCTGCAGATCCTGGACGGCCGCGACCAGGCCGTGCGCAAGCAACTGGGCGAACTGGTCGTGAATGCCATTTCTGAAATGGTGCGGCCGGGGGCTGCGGGGCAGACCGTGCAGGTCACCGTGAACGTCGTGGAAATGGAGCGCGCGACGTTCTCGAAGCAGATCATCGGCGGCTGA
- a CDS encoding MgtC/SapB family protein, with the protein MDQFSLELFWRLLGGLAAGAIIGLDRNLHGKAAGMRTLGLVALGAATAVCIVTLTGHPADAMSRVLQGLLTGVGFLGVGVIARHGVHDRPQGLTTAAGIWLAAILGAASGAGYYAIVVMALVLGLLLLRLGGKLENRLHARFDGRLTKKLPPQHDDDADDMPPR; encoded by the coding sequence ATGGACCAATTCTCGCTGGAACTCTTCTGGCGCCTGCTGGGCGGACTCGCCGCGGGCGCCATCATCGGCCTGGACCGAAATCTGCACGGCAAGGCGGCCGGCATGCGCACGCTGGGGCTGGTGGCCCTGGGCGCCGCCACGGCGGTTTGCATCGTGACGCTCACCGGGCACCCGGCCGATGCCATGTCTCGCGTGCTGCAGGGGCTGCTGACCGGGGTGGGATTCCTGGGGGTGGGCGTGATTGCCCGGCACGGCGTGCATGACCGGCCGCAGGGGCTGACCACGGCGGCCGGCATCTGGCTGGCGGCCATCCTGGGCGCGGCGTCGGGCGCCGGCTACTACGCGATCGTGGTGATGGCGCTGGTGCTGGGCCTGCTGCTACTGCGGCTCGGTGGCAAGCTGGAAAACCGGCTGCACGCGCGCTTCGACGGCAGGCTCACCAAGAAGCTGCCGCCGCAGCACGACGATGATGCTGACGACATGCCGCCGCGCTGA
- a CDS encoding IclR family transcriptional regulator — translation MTALARGLDVMACFRSFDAELGNAELAQRCGLPKSTISRLTHTLTELGYLQALTDPVRYRLGSSALALAPAGQQGADVLSVAKPFMRELAELSQGVASLIVRDRGRMLIYENCQSESYLTLRVPVGSRVSGLTTAAGRAYLLALPPAEQRQALTAFRADDKVSAAQAEGILSNCRDEQRRLGCTTSFGEWLPDINSIALAFRPGKSLPPMTLSCSGPNALVPPAHLLEKVRPLLQHHIRGIEAALGVAG, via the coding sequence GTGACGGCGCTGGCTCGCGGGCTGGACGTGATGGCCTGTTTCCGCAGCTTCGACGCCGAGCTGGGCAACGCCGAACTGGCCCAGCGCTGCGGCCTGCCGAAATCGACGATCTCGCGGCTGACCCACACGCTGACCGAACTGGGCTACCTGCAGGCGCTGACGGACCCCGTCCGCTACCGCCTGGGCAGCTCCGCGCTGGCGCTGGCGCCGGCGGGGCAGCAAGGCGCCGACGTGCTGTCGGTGGCCAAGCCGTTCATGCGCGAACTGGCCGAGCTGTCGCAAGGCGTGGCGTCGCTGATCGTGCGCGACCGTGGCCGCATGCTGATCTACGAGAACTGCCAGTCGGAAAGCTACCTGACGCTGCGCGTGCCGGTGGGCAGCCGGGTATCGGGCCTGACCACGGCGGCGGGCCGCGCGTACCTGCTGGCCCTGCCGCCCGCCGAGCAGCGCCAGGCGCTGACCGCCTTCCGCGCCGACGACAAGGTCAGCGCCGCGCAGGCCGAAGGCATCCTGTCGAACTGCCGCGACGAGCAGCGCCGGCTGGGCTGCACCACCTCGTTCGGCGAATGGCTGCCGGACATCAACTCAATTGCGCTGGCGTTCCGTCCGGGCAAGTCGCTGCCGCCGATGACGCTGAGCTGCAGCGGCCCCAACGCGCTGGTGCCGCCCGCCCACCTGCTGGAAAAGGTGCGGCCGCTGCTGCAGCACCATATCCGGGGCATCGAGGCGGCGCTGGGCGTTGCTGGCTGA
- a CDS encoding class I adenylate-forming enzyme family protein, with product MAPWVASTPDRIAVMDAHRALRYAELDVAVRETAATLSGLGVRGGDRVVLVTENSVGCAVLLLALSAIDAWSVPVNARLSQREIANIVEHAGARVTLYLDNDFPEAREHGLARGAQWADWTHVGKLLVSAVDDGVEPEPVEADPRRQVAAMIYTTGTTGAAKAVMLTHANLMFIGHSNRLQSRVKPGDRVYGVLPISHVYGLSVLLVGPVSNGATVFYEPRFRPDKLVRTLIDDQLTVLHGVPAMYAKIIEWGRANNQSLRTPSLRIAQSGGAPLTASLKAAFEDAFGIVLNNGYGMTETSPTVCQTRVEQPRGDCSVGPAVPDVEIRLGNPLPDGSGELLVRGPNVMKGYYRRPDLTAQTIDSDGWLHTGDLARIDDDGAVSIVGRSKEIIIHSGFNVYPEEVEQSLNAFPAVLQSAVVGRTVEGNEEVIAFVEVRGGMALDEPALRAFLRERLSPYKIPVEIRTVQQLPAAPSGKILKARLREQLAAGNV from the coding sequence ATGGCGCCCTGGGTAGCCAGCACGCCCGACCGCATCGCGGTCATGGATGCGCACCGGGCCCTGCGCTACGCCGAACTCGACGTGGCGGTGCGCGAAACGGCCGCCACGCTCTCCGGGCTGGGCGTGCGCGGCGGCGACCGCGTGGTGCTGGTTACCGAGAACAGCGTGGGCTGCGCGGTGCTGCTGCTGGCGCTGAGCGCGATCGATGCCTGGTCGGTGCCGGTCAACGCCCGGCTGTCGCAGCGCGAGATCGCCAACATCGTCGAGCATGCCGGCGCGCGCGTGACGCTGTATCTCGACAACGATTTCCCCGAAGCCCGCGAGCACGGCCTGGCGCGTGGCGCGCAATGGGCCGACTGGACGCACGTCGGCAAGCTGCTGGTCAGCGCCGTCGACGATGGTGTCGAGCCCGAACCCGTAGAGGCCGATCCGCGCCGGCAGGTGGCGGCGATGATCTACACGACCGGCACCACCGGCGCGGCCAAGGCGGTGATGCTGACGCACGCCAACCTGATGTTCATCGGCCATTCCAACCGGCTGCAGTCGCGCGTGAAGCCCGGCGACCGCGTCTACGGCGTGCTGCCGATCTCGCATGTGTACGGCCTGTCGGTGCTGCTGGTGGGCCCGGTGTCGAACGGCGCGACGGTCTTTTACGAGCCGCGCTTCCGCCCCGACAAGCTGGTGCGCACGCTGATCGACGACCAGCTGACCGTGCTGCACGGCGTGCCGGCCATGTACGCGAAGATCATCGAATGGGGGCGCGCGAACAACCAGTCGCTGCGCACGCCGTCGCTGCGTATCGCGCAGTCGGGCGGCGCGCCGCTGACGGCATCGCTGAAGGCCGCCTTCGAGGACGCGTTCGGCATCGTGCTGAACAACGGCTACGGCATGACCGAGACGTCCCCCACGGTCTGCCAGACCCGCGTGGAACAGCCGCGCGGTGACTGCTCGGTGGGGCCGGCCGTGCCGGACGTGGAAATCCGCCTGGGCAACCCGCTGCCAGACGGCAGTGGCGAACTGCTGGTGCGCGGGCCCAACGTGATGAAGGGCTACTACCGCCGCCCCGACCTGACCGCGCAGACCATCGACAGCGACGGCTGGCTGCATACCGGCGACCTGGCGCGCATCGATGACGACGGCGCGGTGTCCATCGTCGGCCGATCGAAGGAAATCATCATCCATTCGGGCTTCAACGTGTACCCGGAGGAAGTGGAGCAATCGCTCAATGCCTTCCCGGCCGTGCTGCAGTCGGCCGTGGTGGGCCGCACCGTGGAAGGCAACGAGGAAGTGATCGCGTTTGTCGAGGTGCGCGGCGGCATGGCGCTGGACGAGCCCGCGCTGCGGGCGTTCCTGCGCGAACGGCTGTCGCCCTACAAGATTCCCGTCGAAATCCGCACGGTGCAGCAGTTGCCTGCCGCGCCGTCCGGCAAGATCCTCAAGGCCCGCCTGCGCGAGCAGCTGGCGGCCGGCAACGTGTGA
- a CDS encoding DUF3649 domain-containing protein translates to MKQGVPIGYRTAIASRAVAAILGGYAVAALATGCLALMLANWTGMARVEAVITSTLLSFLWFALAVVWVFAADTAWRAWIGLAVPAAVLGLGWLALRSA, encoded by the coding sequence ATGAAGCAGGGCGTTCCGATCGGCTATCGCACGGCGATTGCCTCGCGCGCGGTGGCCGCCATCCTGGGCGGTTATGCCGTTGCCGCATTGGCCACGGGATGCCTGGCGCTGATGCTCGCCAACTGGACCGGCATGGCGCGGGTCGAGGCGGTCATCACGTCGACGCTGCTGTCGTTCCTGTGGTTTGCGCTGGCCGTGGTCTGGGTGTTTGCCGCCGATACGGCCTGGCGCGCCTGGATCGGCCTGGCCGTGCCCGCCGCCGTGCTGGGCCTTGGCTGGCTTGCCCTGCGGAGCGCGTGA
- a CDS encoding DUF3325 domain-containing protein, which produces MSAEAMLPVGPACVAGLGFAVGGFMWLAQAMDRHHADMFGRGSAPAPAVAARLRWQGTIALTLALATCVLAEGWAFGIVYWAGLLTLGALSVVAAFSWAPHATPRLARASIAVGMAATLASPWLMAS; this is translated from the coding sequence ATGAGCGCCGAGGCAATGCTGCCGGTCGGACCGGCCTGCGTGGCAGGCCTGGGATTCGCTGTCGGCGGATTCATGTGGCTGGCCCAGGCCATGGATCGCCATCACGCCGACATGTTCGGGCGCGGCAGCGCACCGGCGCCGGCCGTGGCCGCGCGCCTGCGCTGGCAGGGCACGATTGCCCTGACGCTGGCGCTGGCCACCTGCGTGCTGGCCGAAGGCTGGGCCTTCGGCATCGTCTACTGGGCCGGGCTGCTGACGCTGGGCGCGCTGAGCGTGGTAGCGGCGTTCTCGTGGGCGCCGCATGCCACACCCAGGCTGGCGCGGGCGTCCATCGCCGTGGGCATGGCTGCCACCCTGGCGTCGCCCTGGCTGATGGCGTCATAG